Proteins from a genomic interval of Colletes latitarsis isolate SP2378_abdomen chromosome 12, iyColLati1, whole genome shotgun sequence:
- the Alas gene encoding 5-aminolevulinate synthase isoform X1, giving the protein MFVRQSIHYIKAHFSSIATKGNPKSMPCPFLTRLSANYVRNYGSSVVMSYRQFCPIMSTFCSTQAESVEASQIQEATENQSPFLAKQHITMKAAGHVDEENIVNVEPPKLKEEPSFPYKEFFDEQIMKKKKDHSYRVFKKVNRLAKNFPSAMEYTREPKPITVWCSNDYLGMSRHPEVTSFVRKALDKYGAGAGGTRNISGNTIGHEMLEKRLASLHQKEAGLLFTSCFVANDSTLYTLAKLLPDCHIFSDAGNHASMIQGIRNSGVPKHIFRHNDVQHLEELLSKVDKRIPKIVAFETVHSMTGDVCPLEKLCNVAHKYGALTFVDEVHAVGLYGYSGAGIGERDWVLHKMDIISGTLGKAFGNIGGYIVGSAKLIDMIRSYAAGFIFTTSLPPTVLYGALAAVEILASDEGRMLRASQQENVAYMKSILSTAGLPVEPSSSHIIPIKIGDPLLCSQIADSLLREKGHYVQAINYPTVPKGEEKLRLAPTPKHTKSMMDQFVKDTLDTFDRLKIPKTENRPTEPLRTILVH; this is encoded by the exons ATG tTCGTTCGACAGAGTATCCATTATATTAAAGCTCATTTTTCGTCGATTGCTACAAAAG GAAATCCGAAAAGCATGCCGTGCCCGTTCTTAACACGTCTGTCGGCGAATTACGTCCGTAATTATGGATCATCCGTGGTAATGAGTTATCGTCAATTTTGTCCAATTATGTCTACGTTTTGTAGTACTCAGGCTGAATCTGTCGAGGCGTCACAGATTCAAGAAGCCACAGAGAATCAGAGTCCATTTTTGGCTAAACAGCATATTACTATGAAAGCAGCTGGCCACGTGGACGAAGAGAACATTGTTAACGTTGAACCAcctaaattaaaagaagaaccaAGTTTCCCGTACAAAGAATTCTTCGACGAACAAatcatgaaaaagaagaaagaccATTCTTACAGGGTCTTTAAAAAAGTAAATCGGCTGGCCAAGAACTTCCCATCTGCGATGGAATATACCCGAGAACCAAAACCTATTACCGTTTGGTGTTCCAACGATTATTTGGGGATGTCGCGTCACCCTGAAGTGACGAGTTTTGTTCGAAAAGCGTTGGATAAATATGGCGCGGGAGCTGGAGGAACACGAAACATATCTGGTAATACAATAGGCCACGAAATGTTGGAAAAGAGACTTGCTTCTTTACATCAGAAAGAAGCAGGTTTATTGTTCACCTCTTGCTTTGTTGCCAATGACTCCACTCTGTACACATTAGCAAAACTTTTGCCAGATTGCCATATATTCTCTGATGCTGGTAATCATGCTTCCATGATTCAGGGTATAAGAAATAGTGGAGTACCGAAACACATATTTAGACACAATGATGTACAACATCTCGAAGAACTTCTTTCTAAAGTAGATAAAAGAATACCAAAAATTGTAGCATTCGAAACTGTACATTCTATGACTGGTGATGTATGTCCTTTGGAGAAGTTGTGTAATGTCGCGCATAAATATGGTGCTTTGACATTCGTGGACGAAGTTCATGCTGTTGGTTTATACGGGTATTCGGGTGCTGGTATTGGAGAGAGAGATTGGGTACTTCACAAAATGGATATTATTTCTGGTACCTTAGGCAAAGCATTTGGTAACATTGGTGGCTACATCGTTGGTTCTGCAAAATTAATAGATATGATCCGAAGTTACGCTGCGGGATTCATTTTTACAACTTCGTTGCCACCGACGGTATTATATGGTGCTTTGGCCGCTGTTGAAATTTTAGCTTCGGACGAAGGAAGAATGTTAAGAGCTAGTCAACAGGAAAATGTAGCTTATATGAAGTCCATTTTGAGTACCGCAGGTCTTCCAGTAGAACCCTCGTCCTCGCATATTATTCCTATAaaa ATCGGAGATCCGTTGCTATGCAGCCAAATAGCTGATTCATTGTTAAGAGAGAAGGGTCATTATGTTCAAGCGATCAATTATCCAACAGTTCCAAAAGGAGAAGAAAAATTAAGGCTGGCTCCTACTCCAAAGCATACCAAATCCATGATGGATCAATTTGTTAAAGACACTCTGGATACTtttgatcgtttgaaaatacctAAAACTGAAAATAGACCAACCGAACCTTTACGGACGATTTTGGTTCATTAA
- the Alas gene encoding 5-aminolevulinate synthase isoform X2 produces the protein MPCPFLTRLSANYVRNYGSSVVMSYRQFCPIMSTFCSTQAESVEASQIQEATENQSPFLAKQHITMKAAGHVDEENIVNVEPPKLKEEPSFPYKEFFDEQIMKKKKDHSYRVFKKVNRLAKNFPSAMEYTREPKPITVWCSNDYLGMSRHPEVTSFVRKALDKYGAGAGGTRNISGNTIGHEMLEKRLASLHQKEAGLLFTSCFVANDSTLYTLAKLLPDCHIFSDAGNHASMIQGIRNSGVPKHIFRHNDVQHLEELLSKVDKRIPKIVAFETVHSMTGDVCPLEKLCNVAHKYGALTFVDEVHAVGLYGYSGAGIGERDWVLHKMDIISGTLGKAFGNIGGYIVGSAKLIDMIRSYAAGFIFTTSLPPTVLYGALAAVEILASDEGRMLRASQQENVAYMKSILSTAGLPVEPSSSHIIPIKIGDPLLCSQIADSLLREKGHYVQAINYPTVPKGEEKLRLAPTPKHTKSMMDQFVKDTLDTFDRLKIPKTENRPTEPLRTILVH, from the exons ATGCCGTGCCCGTTCTTAACACGTCTGTCGGCGAATTACGTCCGTAATTATGGATCATCCGTGGTAATGAGTTATCGTCAATTTTGTCCAATTATGTCTACGTTTTGTAGTACTCAGGCTGAATCTGTCGAGGCGTCACAGATTCAAGAAGCCACAGAGAATCAGAGTCCATTTTTGGCTAAACAGCATATTACTATGAAAGCAGCTGGCCACGTGGACGAAGAGAACATTGTTAACGTTGAACCAcctaaattaaaagaagaaccaAGTTTCCCGTACAAAGAATTCTTCGACGAACAAatcatgaaaaagaagaaagaccATTCTTACAGGGTCTTTAAAAAAGTAAATCGGCTGGCCAAGAACTTCCCATCTGCGATGGAATATACCCGAGAACCAAAACCTATTACCGTTTGGTGTTCCAACGATTATTTGGGGATGTCGCGTCACCCTGAAGTGACGAGTTTTGTTCGAAAAGCGTTGGATAAATATGGCGCGGGAGCTGGAGGAACACGAAACATATCTGGTAATACAATAGGCCACGAAATGTTGGAAAAGAGACTTGCTTCTTTACATCAGAAAGAAGCAGGTTTATTGTTCACCTCTTGCTTTGTTGCCAATGACTCCACTCTGTACACATTAGCAAAACTTTTGCCAGATTGCCATATATTCTCTGATGCTGGTAATCATGCTTCCATGATTCAGGGTATAAGAAATAGTGGAGTACCGAAACACATATTTAGACACAATGATGTACAACATCTCGAAGAACTTCTTTCTAAAGTAGATAAAAGAATACCAAAAATTGTAGCATTCGAAACTGTACATTCTATGACTGGTGATGTATGTCCTTTGGAGAAGTTGTGTAATGTCGCGCATAAATATGGTGCTTTGACATTCGTGGACGAAGTTCATGCTGTTGGTTTATACGGGTATTCGGGTGCTGGTATTGGAGAGAGAGATTGGGTACTTCACAAAATGGATATTATTTCTGGTACCTTAGGCAAAGCATTTGGTAACATTGGTGGCTACATCGTTGGTTCTGCAAAATTAATAGATATGATCCGAAGTTACGCTGCGGGATTCATTTTTACAACTTCGTTGCCACCGACGGTATTATATGGTGCTTTGGCCGCTGTTGAAATTTTAGCTTCGGACGAAGGAAGAATGTTAAGAGCTAGTCAACAGGAAAATGTAGCTTATATGAAGTCCATTTTGAGTACCGCAGGTCTTCCAGTAGAACCCTCGTCCTCGCATATTATTCCTATAaaa ATCGGAGATCCGTTGCTATGCAGCCAAATAGCTGATTCATTGTTAAGAGAGAAGGGTCATTATGTTCAAGCGATCAATTATCCAACAGTTCCAAAAGGAGAAGAAAAATTAAGGCTGGCTCCTACTCCAAAGCATACCAAATCCATGATGGATCAATTTGTTAAAGACACTCTGGATACTtttgatcgtttgaaaatacctAAAACTGAAAATAGACCAACCGAACCTTTACGGACGATTTTGGTTCATTAA
- the Erp60 gene encoding disulfide-isomerase A3, which yields MVPKYLSLLFLVFVTVLAEDKDVQELTDENFSSTLERQEYTLVMFYAPWCGHCKRLKPEYEKAAKLLLGSDQPITLAKVDCTESGKETCNKYSVNGYPTLKIFFKGDVVSDYNGPREAAGIAKYMKVQVGPASKELTSDSCLKSFLDSDEVGVVGFFEKDDSPLATSFQTVAKKLKEKIRFAHTSAKSLLEKEGHKNAIVLYRPKILQNKFESDSVKLEDGNSASDVQEFIDKNYFGIAGVRTRENSGDFKNPLIVAYYAVDYAKNPKGTNYWRNRIIKVAKDFPNFNFAISSKDDFQHELNDFGIDFVSGGKPVILAKNANNQKFVMKSEFTIDAFEAFLKDLEEDVLEPYMKSEPIPEDNAGNVKVAVAQNFDEVVTNNNKDTLVEFYAPWCGHCKKLSPVFDELGDKLANEDVEIVKFDATANDVPAPYEVKGFPTLFWAPKDSKDKPVKYEGGRQLDDFIKYIAKHATNELKGFDRKGKPAKPKNDEL from the exons ATGGTGCCTAAATATCTTAGCCTTTTGTTCCTGGTTTTCGTTACCGTCTTAGCCGAGGACAAAGATGTGCAGGAGCTCACCGACGAAAACTTCAGCAGCACATTAGAGCGTCAGGAGTACACGCTTGTTATGTTTTACGCACCATG GTGTGGTCATTGCAAGCGATTGAAGCCAGAATATGAAAAAGCTGCCAAGTTGCTCTTAGGCAGTGATCAACCAATCACTCTTGCCAAGGTAGACTGTACCGAAAGTGGAAAAGAAACTTGTAACAAATATTCTGTAAATGGCTATCCAACATTGAAAATCTTCTTCAAAGGAGACGTTGTTAGCGATTACAATGGACCCAGGGAAGCAGCGGGTATTGCTAAATACATGAAA GTGCAAGTTGGTCCAGCATCCAAAGAACTGACCTCTGACAGCTGTTTGAAATCATTCTTGGATTCCGATGAAGTGGGTGTTGTAGGTTTCTTTGAAAAGGATGATTCACCTTTGGCAACATCCTTCCAGACTGTTgctaaaaaattaaaagaaaaaatcagATTTGCTCACACATCCGCGAAATCACTTTTGGAGAAAGAAGGGCATaa gaATGCTATCGTACTGTACCGACCGAAAATATTACAAAACAAATTCGAATCCGACTCCGTGAAACTCGAGGATGGAAATTCGGCCAGTGACGTGCAGGAATTCATCGACAAAAATTA CTTCGGCATCGCTGGTGTTCGTACGCGAGAAAATTCTGGAGATTTCAAAAATCCACTGATCGTCGCGTACTACGCCGTGGATTACGCAAAAAATCCTAAAGGCACGAATTATTGGCGCAACAGAATTATCAAGGTCGCCAAAGACTTCCCTAACTTCAATTTCGCGATTTCTTCCAAAGATGACTTCCAACACGAATTGAACGATTTCGGGATCGATTTCGTTTCGGGCGGCAAGCCAGTTATTTTAGCAAAGAATGCCAATAATCAGAAATTCGTAATGAAAAGTGAATTTACAATTGACGCGTTCGAAGCATTCCTGAAGGATCTAGAAGAAGATGTTTTGGAACCATACATGAAGTCAGAGCCAATCCCCGAAGATAACGCTGGAAATGTTAAAGTCGCGGTGGCTCAAAACTTCGACGAAGTTGTCACAAATAACAACAAAGATACATTGGTCGAATTTTATGCACCTTGGTGCGGTCACTGCAAAAAATTATCACCTGTCTTCGATGAATTAGGTGACAAACTTGCTAACGAGGATGTCGAGATCGTCAAGTTCGATGCCACTGCTAACGATGTTCCCGCGCCTTACGAAGTCAAAGGATTCCCAACGCTGTTCTGGGCACCTAAAGATTCAAAGGACAAGCCTGTTAAATACGAGGGTGGTCGACAGCTCGATGACTTTATTAAATACATTGCCAAGCACGCAACTAACGAGCTTAAAGGATTCGATCGTAAAGGCAAACCCGCGAAGCCGAAGAACGATGAATTATAA